From Paenibacillus polymyxa, the proteins below share one genomic window:
- a CDS encoding arabinan endo-1,5-alpha-L-arabinosidase, which produces MVMLLMLGLSGCGDNTPDPVYPQAPPPDHLYDQSTIDDEQRWTINNAHDPAIIKTDQGYYVYSTDVKTGGELRPGVMVRKSTDLIHWSWVQYALPGIPKEAGAWSSATNLWAPDIIKMGDTYRMYYSASTFGSTRSAIGLQTSNSPEGPWKDEGLVIKTDEHDKLNAIDANPVLDAEGNLWMVYGSFFGGIHITPLDPQTGKLKEPGYGKNIAARDRATEDGAVEGPYIVYNPVFRKYYLFVSYDSLFEDYNVRVARSDSITGPYVDINGHDMADTSYLPQYEIGNKVLGGYRFSEGEGWVAPGHNSVLKDGDDYYIVHHARGETDKSWPYLHVRKILWTADGWPVVSPERYAGEKEQDIPKRLLSGNWERIVIRQEVDGQVEAEPLRLEAGGRATSGSLEGHWSFDGRRTLTMNWNNASEGSREELLLLPSWDWELGRHTLIFTGMNEKGISIWGKRITD; this is translated from the coding sequence ATGGTTATGCTGCTAATGCTGGGACTATCCGGCTGTGGGGATAACACTCCGGACCCTGTATATCCGCAGGCTCCGCCTCCTGATCACTTGTATGATCAAAGTACGATAGACGATGAACAGCGCTGGACTATTAACAATGCTCATGACCCAGCGATTATCAAAACTGATCAGGGATATTATGTCTATTCGACGGATGTAAAGACAGGTGGAGAATTGAGGCCGGGTGTTATGGTGCGCAAATCGACCGACCTGATTCACTGGAGCTGGGTTCAATATGCTTTACCCGGTATTCCAAAGGAAGCGGGGGCATGGTCATCAGCAACGAATCTGTGGGCCCCGGACATTATAAAGATGGGCGATACCTATCGAATGTATTATTCTGCTTCCACATTTGGCAGCACACGATCAGCTATTGGGTTGCAGACATCCAACTCCCCGGAAGGTCCTTGGAAGGATGAGGGGCTGGTTATTAAAACGGATGAGCATGACAAGCTGAACGCAATTGATGCTAATCCGGTATTGGATGCCGAAGGAAATCTATGGATGGTATACGGATCATTTTTTGGCGGGATTCATATTACACCGCTCGATCCGCAGACTGGAAAGCTCAAAGAGCCAGGCTATGGTAAAAATATCGCTGCCAGAGATCGGGCAACCGAGGACGGAGCTGTGGAAGGACCGTACATTGTGTACAATCCTGTGTTCCGTAAATACTACTTGTTCGTCTCGTATGATTCTTTATTCGAGGACTACAATGTTCGCGTAGCCCGCTCGGATTCTATCACAGGTCCGTACGTGGATATAAATGGACATGATATGGCGGATACCAGTTATTTGCCTCAATATGAGATTGGGAACAAGGTGCTGGGTGGTTATCGTTTCAGCGAAGGAGAAGGCTGGGTTGCGCCAGGTCATAATTCCGTGCTGAAGGACGGAGACGATTACTACATTGTTCATCATGCGCGGGGAGAAACGGATAAGAGCTGGCCTTACTTGCATGTGCGCAAAATATTATGGACGGCTGATGGTTGGCCTGTCGTATCGCCGGAGCGGTATGCGGGCGAAAAGGAGCAGGATATACCCAAAAGGTTATTATCCGGCAACTGGGAGCGCATCGTGATAAGGCAAGAAGTAGACGGTCAGGTGGAAGCTGAACCGCTTCGTCTAGAAGCTGGAGGGCGGGCAACCAGTGGTTCTCTGGAAGGTCATTGGAGTTTTGATGGTAGACGTACGCTAACAATGAATTGGAACAATGCGTCCGAAGGGTCAAGGGAGGAATTGCTATTGCTTCCTTCATGGGACTGGGAGCTCGGTCGTCATACTCTAATTTTCACGGGTATGAATGAAAAAGGAATTTCCATCTGGGGAAAACGTATCACCGATTAA
- a CDS encoding carbohydrate ABC transporter permease, whose protein sequence is MSHSQKTKVTNIIIFIVLAIGAIAMIAPLLWMLSTSVKEKQDVFALPPVWIPEVFQFGKYKEIWEAGPLLSGIKNSVIVAVSVTVVGTFTSSVAAFAFAKLRFPHKNKLFLALIASMMIPYPTVMIPQFMMFSKLGWVDTLLPLIVPGLFGNVVMIFFLRQYLLSVPDAIIEAAKIDGSSYFRLYSSITFPLIKPAVAAQLILWFMGIWNDYLAPIIYLNSPETQTLQLVIANFNATYAIQTDYPLIMAASIIALLPVLIIFLIFQKQIIESVAISGVKG, encoded by the coding sequence CGCGCCGTTGCTTTGGATGTTGTCCACTTCGGTAAAAGAAAAGCAGGATGTCTTTGCACTTCCACCAGTATGGATACCAGAGGTGTTTCAGTTTGGTAAGTACAAGGAAATTTGGGAGGCAGGTCCCCTGTTAAGCGGGATCAAGAACAGCGTGATTGTGGCTGTAAGTGTCACGGTTGTGGGTACTTTCACCTCTAGTGTGGCCGCTTTTGCATTCGCAAAGCTGAGATTCCCTCATAAAAACAAGCTGTTTTTGGCACTCATCGCATCCATGATGATTCCTTACCCAACAGTTATGATTCCACAATTTATGATGTTCTCCAAACTTGGCTGGGTAGATACGCTGTTGCCTCTGATCGTTCCCGGCTTGTTCGGTAATGTAGTCATGATCTTTTTCTTGCGGCAGTATTTGCTCAGTGTACCGGATGCTATTATCGAAGCTGCTAAAATTGACGGAAGCTCTTATTTCCGACTTTATTCATCGATTACGTTTCCGCTCATTAAGCCGGCAGTTGCGGCACAGCTAATTTTATGGTTTATGGGAATTTGGAACGATTACTTGGCACCGATTATTTACTTGAACTCACCAGAAACGCAGACATTGCAGCTGGTTATCGCGAATTTTAATGCGACTTACGCCATTCAGACGGACTATCCACTTATTATGGCGGCTTCCATTATAGCCTTGTTACCTGTGTTGATTATATTCCTAATCTTCCAGAAACAAATTATTGAGTCGGTTGCCATTTCTGGTGTCAAGGGTTAA
- a CDS encoding GrpB family protein — MSAQVVISEYNPQWVAEYIQERAKLIEALGDVCVGVEHIGSTSVPGLGAKAIIDIMVGVEDLAMIQSEQRERLLGIQYEYVHKPDFPERAFFRRGEWGAGTHHLHIYKYKGEHWENHLLFRDYLKAHPESLGAYETLKKDLAHQFNHDRAAYTEAKGPFIRQVVEQAKLERQSRDK, encoded by the coding sequence ATGTCCGCGCAGGTAGTGATATCCGAATATAATCCGCAGTGGGTAGCAGAGTACATACAGGAACGAGCCAAATTGATAGAGGCTCTCGGAGACGTGTGTGTCGGCGTAGAGCATATCGGTAGTACATCCGTTCCTGGTTTGGGAGCCAAGGCTATTATCGACATTATGGTTGGAGTAGAAGATTTGGCGATGATTCAATCCGAACAGCGAGAGCGTTTGCTAGGTATTCAATATGAATATGTACATAAGCCTGATTTTCCAGAGCGAGCTTTCTTTCGCCGTGGAGAATGGGGAGCTGGGACCCATCATTTGCATATTTACAAGTATAAAGGAGAGCATTGGGAAAATCATCTATTATTCAGAGATTACTTGAAAGCGCATCCTGAGAGCCTGGGAGCGTATGAGACTTTAAAAAAAGATTTGGCTCACCAATTCAATCATGACCGTGCAGCGTATACCGAAGCCAAGGGACCTTTCATTCGGCAGGTGGTTGAGCAAGCGAAGCTTGAAAGACAAAGTAGAGACAAATGA
- a CDS encoding class I SAM-dependent methyltransferase: protein MLQSLKAIANYRKESDLAWDTPTWLKLLVSAEERIVNLERIRSIGELKDANPVLDYVERTLLILDGLPLSFWVKELLEDVLVWSETAKGGTVRERLRWQHEGINLFVHNIGSSQLYVRQAQAESPAYPRNSMTRILIETHGLIGQYIRGEIPFAENRLLLEITRKGWLSSEELELVLRALNECIIAGVDPALWEQVRGEVEQLIGWIAWDNAPVVWSVKERLERLRSVSIHEGEPFEQAYAELERELNVEKALAPLENRTLWYVESALQDFSLQELVKVFLLTLRDGTGQEQPPTVRHISFESLMNTMYYDYRGVKKINVYKKRMIEKYLSALSWQDITKGKREHNPHLSVVVEHKEELPSTVFFNFVFSSAAEKLIDFCIEAEKTPLYDKAVLLLFDLFGLRRDAYDRFHNEETYLTDMNQTADFKRVILDYVTGTRILDIGPGGGVLLDLIEQERPDSKPLGLDISVNVIEALKRKKQLEHRRWDVIKGDALQLEEYVETESMDTVIFSSILHELYSYIERDGKRFNSQTVEAALQSAYRVLAPGGRIIIRDGIMTEPVEQRRRIRFLEPDGMEWLLRYAQDFAGRPIEIERIGEHEAVLPVNDAMEFLYTYTWGAEAYVHEVQEQFGYFTPSQYEECIRNTLGPQAIIRLSRHYLQEGYAEALSSRVEFMDEQGQPVPLPDSTCLIVIEKPNNRDEATK, encoded by the coding sequence ATGTTACAATCGTTAAAAGCCATTGCTAATTACAGGAAAGAAAGTGATCTGGCCTGGGATACACCGACCTGGCTAAAGCTACTTGTTTCGGCTGAGGAGCGTATTGTAAATTTGGAGCGCATTCGATCCATAGGTGAGTTAAAGGATGCTAATCCTGTACTGGATTATGTGGAGCGCACACTGCTTATTTTGGACGGACTTCCATTGTCATTCTGGGTTAAAGAGCTACTGGAGGATGTATTGGTATGGTCTGAGACCGCCAAAGGAGGCACAGTCCGCGAACGGCTACGCTGGCAGCATGAGGGCATTAATTTATTTGTACATAATATTGGCTCCTCCCAGCTGTATGTCAGACAGGCCCAAGCAGAGTCCCCTGCATACCCGCGTAACAGCATGACCCGGATTCTGATTGAGACGCATGGATTGATCGGACAGTATATACGGGGAGAAATACCTTTTGCGGAAAATCGACTGCTGCTTGAAATTACTCGTAAGGGCTGGCTGAGCTCGGAGGAATTGGAGCTTGTGTTACGAGCACTGAACGAATGCATTATCGCCGGTGTAGATCCTGCATTATGGGAGCAAGTACGCGGTGAAGTGGAGCAGTTAATCGGCTGGATTGCCTGGGATAACGCCCCTGTAGTCTGGAGTGTAAAGGAGCGACTGGAGAGATTGCGGTCGGTTTCGATTCATGAAGGGGAGCCGTTTGAGCAGGCTTACGCCGAGCTGGAGCGGGAGCTGAATGTAGAGAAGGCGCTGGCTCCGCTGGAGAATCGGACACTTTGGTATGTAGAATCAGCTTTGCAGGATTTTTCACTTCAAGAACTAGTTAAGGTATTTTTGCTCACGTTGAGGGATGGCACAGGGCAGGAACAGCCTCCAACGGTACGGCATATCAGTTTTGAATCACTTATGAATACGATGTATTATGACTATCGTGGTGTTAAGAAAATTAACGTATACAAAAAAAGAATGATAGAAAAATATTTAAGCGCATTGTCCTGGCAGGATATCACAAAAGGGAAACGGGAGCATAATCCTCATTTGAGTGTAGTCGTAGAGCATAAGGAGGAGTTGCCAAGTACCGTATTTTTTAATTTTGTATTTTCATCAGCTGCAGAAAAATTGATCGACTTTTGTATTGAGGCAGAAAAGACGCCTCTGTATGACAAAGCAGTCCTGCTGCTGTTTGATCTGTTCGGATTACGGCGCGATGCTTATGATCGCTTTCACAATGAGGAGACGTACCTTACAGATATGAACCAGACCGCAGATTTCAAAAGGGTCATTCTGGATTATGTAACTGGAACCCGTATACTGGATATCGGACCTGGCGGGGGCGTACTGCTGGACCTGATCGAGCAAGAAAGACCGGACTCGAAGCCGTTGGGTCTTGATATTTCTGTGAATGTTATTGAGGCTCTTAAACGCAAAAAGCAATTGGAGCACCGTCGTTGGGATGTCATCAAAGGTGATGCGCTTCAATTAGAAGAGTATGTGGAAACGGAGAGCATGGATACGGTTATTTTTTCTTCGATTCTTCACGAGCTGTATTCCTACATTGAACGAGATGGAAAAAGGTTCAATTCACAAACAGTGGAGGCTGCTTTGCAGAGCGCCTACCGTGTACTTGCACCCGGCGGGCGCATTATCATTCGTGACGGTATTATGACCGAACCAGTAGAGCAGCGCAGACGCATTCGATTTTTGGAGCCGGACGGAATGGAATGGCTGCTGCGGTATGCGCAGGATTTTGCGGGTCGCCCCATTGAAATAGAGCGCATAGGTGAGCATGAGGCTGTTTTGCCGGTAAATGATGCAATGGAATTCTTGTATACCTATACATGGGGGGCGGAAGCCTATGTGCATGAGGTACAGGAGCAGTTTGGTTATTTTACTCCGTCACAGTATGAAGAGTGTATTCGTAACACACTTGGACCACAGGCGATTATCCGGTTGAGCCGCCACTATTTGCAGGAGGGCTATGCCGAAGCGCTGTCCAGTCGTGTTGAGTTCATGGATGAGCAAGGTCAGCCGGTTCCTTTGCCAGACAGTACCTGTCTGATCGTAATTGAGAAGCCAAATAACAGGGATGAAGCAACTAAATGA
- a CDS encoding glycoside hydrolase family 43 protein: MNQPVSFNNPVIEQRADPWIYKHSDGYYYFTGSVPEYDRIEVRRARTIQGLNTAEPVAVWHKYETGPLSANIWAPEIHYINDKWYIYFAAARTTETKEGLFDHRMFVLENASANPLEGEWVEKGQIKTRWETFALDATTFQHNGVLYYVWAQKDPDIVGNSNLYISEMSNPWTLRGEQVMISTPEYDWEVIGFKVNEGAAVLKRNGRIFISYSASATDHNYCMGLLTADENANLLDPKSWAKSPAPVFCTNEETGQFGPGHNSFTVAEDGSDVIVYHARNYKEITGDPLYDPNRHTRVQRLNWNEDGTPDFGIPVPDGVSVG; encoded by the coding sequence ATGAATCAACCTGTATCTTTTAATAATCCGGTCATTGAGCAACGTGCAGACCCTTGGATTTACAAGCATAGTGATGGGTATTATTATTTTACTGGATCTGTGCCAGAGTATGACCGCATTGAGGTTCGGCGGGCACGTACTATTCAAGGCTTGAATACAGCAGAACCAGTGGCAGTGTGGCATAAATATGAAACGGGTCCGTTAAGCGCGAACATTTGGGCACCGGAAATTCATTATATTAACGACAAATGGTACATTTATTTTGCAGCAGCTCGTACTACAGAAACGAAGGAAGGTCTGTTCGACCATCGGATGTTTGTGCTGGAAAATGCTTCAGCTAATCCGCTGGAAGGTGAATGGGTGGAAAAGGGACAGATCAAAACTCGCTGGGAGACGTTTGCTCTCGATGCGACAACCTTCCAGCATAATGGCGTTCTATATTATGTATGGGCTCAGAAAGATCCGGACATCGTAGGTAATTCCAATTTGTATATATCAGAAATGAGCAATCCGTGGACGCTGCGTGGTGAGCAGGTCATGATCTCAACACCAGAATATGACTGGGAAGTTATCGGTTTTAAGGTAAATGAAGGAGCAGCCGTTCTGAAACGGAACGGAAGGATTTTTATCAGCTATTCAGCTAGTGCTACAGATCACAATTATTGCATGGGCCTGCTAACGGCAGACGAGAATGCCAACTTACTTGACCCGAAATCGTGGGCAAAGTCTCCTGCGCCAGTATTCTGCACGAATGAGGAGACAGGTCAATTCGGGCCTGGTCACAACAGCTTTACTGTTGCTGAGGATGGTAGTGACGTTATCGTATATCACGCTCGTAATTACAAGGAAATTACAGGTGACCCGCTGTATGATCCGAATCGTCATACACGTGTTCAGCGTTTGAACTGGAATGAGGATGGAACACCTGACTTTGGTATCCCGGTACCAGATGGCGTTTCTGTTGGTTAA